A region from the Fusarium graminearum PH-1 chromosome 4, whole genome shotgun sequence genome encodes:
- a CDS encoding homogentisate 1,2-dioxygenase — protein sequence MNWILFMLIAIATQLVTMPVTNFSTSEKYSYLNGFDSFHESEAIKGALPIGANSPQKPPYGLYAEKLSGTAFTAPRHENRQTWLYRVLPSASHSTYQRFSNASEPILKAKLNYVPQQLRWDPFDIDEQVDWVTGIKLVSGAGDPTMKTGIGIYVFAAGKDMDEKTAMYSSDGEMLVVAQHGVLDIQTELGRLLVRPNEIAVLPRGIRYRVTLPEGPIRGYILELYQGHFQLPELGPIGSNCLANPRDFQIPVADFQEDTTSTWIILNKFNNELFVAQQGHTPFDVVSWHGNISFDHPDPSIYTVLTGPSDRPGTAIADFVIFPPRWLVQEDTFRPPWYHRNTMSEFMGLICGQYDAKTGGGFQPAGASLHNVMTAHGPDADSFEKASNSELKPMKVGEGSMAFMFESSLMLGITDWGLETCKKVQADYNKHSWEELKVHFKMPL from the exons ATGAATTGGATCTTGTTCATGCTGATCGCCATCGCCACCCAACTAGTTACAATGCCTGTCACCAATTTTTCCACGTCTGAGAAGTATAGCTATCTGAATGGCTTCGATTCATTCCACGA ATCAGAGGCCATCAAAGGTGCGCTTCCAATTGGCGCCAATTCACCTCAAAAGCCACCGTACGGTCTCTACGCCGAGAAACTCTCCGGCACAGCATTCACCGCTCCACGCCATGAGAATCGTCAAACCTGGCTCTACCGTGTTCTTCCCTCAGCCTCTCACTCGACCTACCAGCGCTTCAGCAATGCTTCAGAGCCAATTTTGAAAGCAAAGTTGAACTATGTTCCCCAGCAGCTGCGATGGGATCCGTTTGATATCGATGAACAAGTCGATTGGGTCACGGGCATAAAACTTGTTTCCGGTGCAGGTGACCCGACAATGAAAACAGGTATTGGAATTtatgtctttgctgctggtaaAGATATGGATGAGAAAACAGCCATGTACTCCTCCGACGGCGAGATGCTAGTTGTCGCACAGCACGGCGTATTGGACATCCAGACTGAACTCGGACGCTTGTTGGTTCGCCCTAATGAAATCGCAGTTCTTCCTCGTGGAATCCGCTATCGAGTTACACTCCCAGAGGGCCCTATTCGAGGATACATCTTGGAGCTATACCAAGGGCATTTTCAGTTACCTGAACTTGGACCCATTGGGTCGAACTGTCTCGCTAATCCAAGGGACTTCCAGATCCCTGTGGCAGATTTCCAGGAGGATACTACATCAACGTGGATCATCTTGAACAAGTTTAACAATGAGCTCTTTGTGGCACAGCAGGGACATACGCCATTCGATGTGGTGTCCTGGCACGGGAA TATCTCTTTCGACCATCCTGACCCCTCCATCTACACTGTCCTGACTGGGCCATCCGATCGCCCTGGCACGGCAATTGCGGATTTTGTGATCTTCCCACCTCGATGGCTTGTCCAAGAAGACACCTTTCGACCACCGTGGTACCATCGCAATACCATGTCTGAGTTTATGGGCTTGATTTGCGGTCAATATGACGCTAAGACAGGTGGTGGCTTTCAACCCGCTGGGGCAAGCCTACACAACGTTATGACAGCGCATGGACCTGATGCCGATTCATTTGAAAAGGCGAGCAACTCGGAATTGAAGCCCATGAAAGTCGGAGAAGGAAGCATGGCTTTCATGTTTGAGAGTagcttgatgttgggaaTCACCGACTGGGGACTGGAAACGTGCAAGAAGGTCCAGGCAGACTATAACAAGCACAGTTGGGAGGAGTTGAAAGTTCATTTCAAAATGCCACTTTGA
- a CDS encoding fumarylacetoacetase, protein MSSWLPIPTKSHFSLANLPFGIISTSTKPAPRPVVAIGEQALDLSVFAQNDGFSKLSEFPAEKIDVFSQSTLNDFAALGRQVHRTTRAYLQDVFRNDTPYPEILKDNAPLREQALIPLAKVNSHLPLSIGDYTDFFAGRNHAQTVGALFRGPANALQPNYSHLPVAYHGRASSVVVSGTPLQRPWGQVLPNPQSQDPVFKPCARLDIELELGMFVSKGNKLGSSISVDDAEDYIFGYVLMNDWSARDIQQWEYVPLGPFNAKNFGTSISPWVVLADALEPFRGEGLPNETPLQKYLEEKRKDPILHINLEVSLTTNKGHTTKITKTSSKNLLWSWPQMLAHHSISGCNMRTGDLLGSGTISGLEPGTQGSLLEQTQGGKVFVQLDGGEERKFVQDGDTITITGWSGNADDGLVGFGECSGTILAAVSRD, encoded by the exons ATGTCATCCTGGCTTCCAATTCCCACCAAGAGTCACTTCTCTCTCGCCAATTTACCTTTTGGTATAATCTCAACTTCGACTAAGCCGGCACCTCGACCAGTTGTAGCTATCGGCGAGCAAGCACTTGACCTGTCTGTGTTTGCGCAGAATGATGGATTCTCAAAGTTATCTGAGTTCCCAGCCGAGAAGATCGATGTATTTTCGCAATCTACATTGAATGACTTTGCTGCTCTCGGAAGACAAGTGCATCGTACCACAAGAGCTTATCTTCAAGATGTTTTTCGGAACGACACACCATACCCCGAGATCCTCAAGGATAATGCACCCTTGCGAGAACAGGCTTTGATACCACTTGCCAAAGTTAATTCTCATCTGCCACTTAGTATTGGTGATTACACTGACTTCTTCGCCGGTCGTAACCATGCGCAAACTGTGGGTGCTTTATTCCGGGGTCCCGCCAATGCCCTGCAGCCCAACTATAGCCATCTACCAGTCGCATACCACGGACGCGCAAGCTCCGTTGTTGTATCTGGTACTCCATTGCAGAGACCCTGGGGCCAAGTACTTCCCAACCCTCAATCCCAAGACCCGGTGTTCAAGCCCTGTGCCAGGCTGGATATCGAGTTAGAACTTGGTATGTTTGTTAGCAAGGGCAACAAGCTTGGTTCTTCAATCTCTGTTGACGATGCAGAAGACTATATCTTTGGATATGTTCTTATGAATGATTGGAGTGCGAGAGACATTCAGCAGTGGGAATATGTTCCACTCGGTCCGTTCAATGCTAAGAACTTTGGGACATCCATTAGTCCTTGGGTCGTGCTAGCCGACGCGCTGGAGCCATTCAGAGGTGAGGGACTTCCGAACGAGACGCCGCTGCAGAAGTAccttgaggagaagagaaaggaccCAATCCTCCATATCAACCTCGAAGTTTCACTCACAA CCAACAAGGGTCATACAACGAAGATCACAAAAACAAGTTCAAAGAATCTGTTGTGGTCATGGCCTCAGATGCTTGCTCACCATTCTATATCGGGGTGCAACATGCGTACGGGAGATTTGCTTGGATCCGGAACTATCTCTGGTCTGGAGCCGGGCACACAGGGTAGTCTTCTTGAGCAAACACAAGGAGGAAAGGTGTTTGTTCAGTTGGATGGTGGGGAGGAGCGTAAATTTGTTCAGGACGGTGACACTATCACCATTACTGGCTGGTCCGGCAATGCCGACGATGGGCTCGTAGGTTTTGGAGAGTGTTCTGGTACTATTTTGGCTGCTGTGTCGAGAGATTAA